One Nostoc sp. UHCC 0302 DNA window includes the following coding sequences:
- a CDS encoding sterol desaturase family protein, with the protein MSNHSFWFYWFAFFSVILARYFLIAGGAYLLFYLVLGQSVAKQSLRLKPPMGGTIRKDIELSILSAVVFAAFTALFISEHGLGASLLYTDLHKYGLWYLVASFVAVLILQDTYFYFIHRMFHHPLIFRWMHSGHHRSGEPTPWSSFAFDLPEAIIQALFFVAVIFIIPLHFITLLVILMTMTVWAVVTHLGFELLPASSTRQWLGKWFIGAMHHSIHHRKYMVHYGLYFTFWDKLLGTQHPNYENEFHVSEF; encoded by the coding sequence TTGAGTAACCACTCATTCTGGTTCTACTGGTTTGCTTTCTTCAGTGTTATTCTTGCCCGCTACTTTTTGATAGCTGGAGGAGCGTACTTGCTTTTCTACTTAGTTCTGGGGCAGTCTGTTGCTAAACAGAGTTTACGTCTGAAGCCGCCAATGGGTGGAACAATCCGAAAAGATATTGAATTATCGATTCTTTCGGCAGTAGTCTTTGCTGCTTTTACAGCGCTGTTCATCTCAGAGCATGGTTTGGGAGCAAGCCTCTTATACACTGACTTACACAAATACGGACTCTGGTACTTAGTAGCTAGCTTTGTTGCTGTACTTATTCTTCAAGATACTTACTTTTACTTTATCCACCGGATGTTTCACCATCCTCTGATTTTCAGATGGATGCATTCTGGACACCACCGTTCAGGAGAGCCGACACCTTGGAGTTCCTTCGCATTCGACTTGCCAGAGGCGATTATACAAGCACTTTTCTTTGTGGCTGTAATCTTTATCATTCCACTCCATTTCATTACCTTGTTAGTCATACTTATGACCATGACAGTATGGGCAGTGGTAACTCATCTAGGATTTGAACTATTACCTGCGTCATCTACTCGCCAGTGGCTAGGAAAATGGTTCATAGGTGCTATGCATCATTCAATACATCATCGTAAGTATATGGTGCATTACGGTTTGTACTTCACGTTTTGGGACAAGTTACTTGGTACTCAACACCCTAATTATGAAAATGAGTTCCATGTAAGCGAGTTCTAA
- a CDS encoding polysaccharide deacetylase family protein: protein MKNVVHLHSQISKQTLKTKPTSNKSVASLSLDLDNLWCYLKDNGEQGWQTLPSYLDIVVPRFLDVFKQLDLTITVFVVGQDAAIKKNHQALQAIAADGHEIGNHSFYHNIWLKQYSESEIEQELALAEKHIQQVTGQRPIGFRSPGYSLSSTVLRVLARRQYQYDASTFPTFLGPLARAYYMTTCKLSEEERTKRKALFGSFKDGLQSLKPYQWCMDSNDLIEIPVTTMPIFKVPIHFSYLMYLSTFSPDLALLYFRIALWLCKVTGTQPSLLLHPTDFLSQEDVPELSFFPGMKLPTYKKLLVLRKALKLLSNQFTVLPLGQHAQLLTRVRQAV from the coding sequence ATGAAAAACGTTGTACATCTGCATAGTCAAATCTCCAAGCAAACGCTTAAAACCAAGCCAACATCAAATAAATCAGTAGCTAGTCTTTCTTTAGACTTAGATAATCTCTGGTGTTATCTAAAAGATAATGGCGAGCAGGGTTGGCAGACTTTACCCTCTTATCTGGATATCGTTGTACCCCGTTTCCTAGATGTTTTCAAGCAACTGGATTTGACAATTACAGTTTTTGTTGTAGGTCAGGATGCGGCTATTAAAAAGAATCATCAGGCATTACAAGCGATCGCAGCCGATGGTCACGAAATTGGCAATCACTCCTTTTACCATAACATCTGGTTAAAACAGTATTCAGAGAGTGAGATTGAACAAGAGTTAGCACTGGCTGAAAAGCATATCCAGCAAGTGACTGGCCAACGCCCCATCGGTTTCCGAAGTCCTGGTTACAGTTTATCTTCTACAGTATTGCGAGTTTTAGCACGTCGGCAATATCAATATGATGCTTCTACTTTTCCCACATTTTTAGGCCCATTGGCACGGGCATACTACATGACGACCTGTAAGTTAAGCGAGGAAGAACGCACGAAACGCAAGGCCTTGTTTGGTAGTTTCAAAGACGGCTTACAAAGCCTCAAGCCATACCAATGGTGTATGGATAGCAATGATCTGATTGAGATTCCTGTTACCACTATGCCGATTTTCAAAGTGCCAATTCACTTCAGCTACCTAATGTATCTGAGTACATTTTCTCCCGATTTGGCGTTGCTTTATTTCCGAATCGCTCTTTGGCTGTGTAAAGTTACAGGCACTCAGCCTTCTTTACTACTACATCCTACAGACTTTTTAAGTCAAGAAGATGTACCAGAACTATCATTCTTCCCTGGTATGAAGCTTCCTACTTATAAGAAGCTTTTAGTATTGCGTAAAGCATTAAAGCTTCTATCCAATCAATTTACAGTTTTGCCTCTTGGACAACACGCTCAACTGCTAACTAGGGTTCGTCAAGCTGTTTAA
- a CDS encoding NAD(P)/FAD-dependent oxidoreductase → MNIGIIGGGMTGLVLAQRLSEYGHVVTVFENNKQLGGLTTYHDYGSFVWDRFYHVILPSDTHLINFIRDVGLGNKLRWRGTLTGFYEQKKFYSISNAIEFLRFPPLNFIDKIRLAITLLYGSRINNWRSLEKILVEDWLLKISGKGTYEKLWKPLLLAKLGDNYKRISAVFIWAYIKRLFSARDSSLKKEQLGYVVGGYKTLFDHLEKLICSNGSQIHTGVAVKHIAPHPTGGIWVEFQGKKEHFDKVIFTAPVNILQEVTANELVNISSDRNSVEYLGVICMVLITRKALVPYYVVNIADKNIPFTGIIGMSNLVGLEETAGYHVTFLPKYILSSDPLLKQPDDELRQLFFQGIRLMFPELKADDIVAAHINRATKVQPLQVLNYSTLVPKVNTENDDFFVLNTSQFINDSVNNNAVVRHVEEFLQKSAFLN, encoded by the coding sequence ATGAATATTGGTATTATTGGCGGAGGTATGACAGGGCTAGTACTAGCTCAACGTCTTTCAGAGTATGGTCATGTAGTCACTGTTTTTGAGAACAACAAGCAATTAGGTGGGCTGACAACTTACCATGATTATGGGTCATTTGTTTGGGATCGTTTTTATCACGTCATCCTCCCATCTGATACTCATTTAATAAATTTTATTAGAGATGTTGGGCTAGGAAATAAGCTGCGTTGGCGCGGAACTTTAACAGGATTCTACGAACAAAAAAAGTTTTATTCTATTAGTAATGCTATTGAATTTCTGAGGTTTCCACCACTGAATTTTATAGACAAGATAAGGTTGGCTATAACTTTATTATATGGTTCACGTATTAACAACTGGCGGAGCCTCGAAAAGATTCTAGTAGAAGATTGGTTATTGAAAATTAGTGGGAAAGGCACTTATGAGAAGTTATGGAAACCATTACTGTTAGCCAAATTAGGAGATAATTATAAGCGTATTTCAGCAGTGTTCATTTGGGCTTATATCAAACGACTCTTTTCAGCTAGGGATTCTTCTTTAAAAAAAGAGCAACTTGGTTATGTTGTTGGTGGTTATAAAACTCTTTTTGACCATTTAGAAAAACTAATTTGTTCTAATGGAAGTCAGATTCACACAGGTGTAGCAGTAAAACACATTGCTCCTCATCCAACAGGTGGAATTTGGGTTGAATTTCAAGGTAAAAAAGAACATTTTGATAAAGTTATTTTTACTGCTCCAGTCAATATTTTGCAAGAAGTTACTGCTAATGAGCTGGTAAACATTTCAAGCGATCGCAACTCAGTAGAATATCTAGGAGTAATCTGTATGGTTCTGATTACTCGTAAAGCATTAGTTCCTTATTATGTTGTGAATATTGCCGACAAAAATATTCCTTTTACAGGGATTATTGGTATGAGCAACTTAGTTGGATTGGAAGAAACAGCAGGATATCACGTTACATTTCTACCGAAATATATTCTCTCAAGTGACCCACTTTTAAAACAGCCTGATGATGAATTGCGTCAGCTATTTTTCCAGGGAATACGTCTAATGTTTCCAGAACTTAAAGCAGATGACATCGTTGCAGCACATATTAATCGAGCTACTAAAGTGCAACCATTACAAGTATTAAACTATTCAACTTTGGTTCCCAAGGTGAATACTGAAAACGATGATTTTTTTGTACTCAATACCTCACAATTTATCAATGACAGTGTTAATAATAATGCTGTTGTGCGACACGTCGAAGAATTTTTGCAAAAATCTGCATTCCTGAATTAG
- a CDS encoding glycosyltransferase family 2 protein, translated as MTLFILLPAYNEQESIPPLFQRFHFLQNVSNIDIQLILVDDGSTDTTAQAALEQSQLLGLSLKLVQHSKNAGLGQAIKTGFITFLEVSQEGDFLATMDCDNTQPPELLMKMYETTVAGGYDIAIASRYQKGSKVVGLSALRLLMSYGASWLFRIAVPISGVKDYTSGYRIYNRSLLINLFEYYRNNLFTEKGFACMVDLLLKAKVFKPKVIEVPMVLRYDQKPSASKMKVVKTVAQTLKLLSKNLLFVEKANNLGKAYKNKEREQLINKA; from the coding sequence ATGACTCTTTTTATCCTCTTACCTGCTTATAATGAACAAGAATCAATTCCGCCTTTGTTCCAAAGGTTTCACTTCTTACAAAATGTCTCTAACATAGATATACAACTGATTCTTGTCGATGATGGTAGTACTGATACAACTGCTCAAGCTGCTTTGGAACAATCGCAATTGCTTGGTTTATCGTTAAAATTAGTACAACATTCAAAAAATGCTGGTTTAGGTCAAGCAATCAAAACAGGTTTCATAACCTTCTTAGAAGTTTCTCAAGAAGGTGATTTCTTAGCCACTATGGACTGTGATAATACTCAACCGCCAGAACTACTAATGAAGATGTATGAGACTACGGTGGCTGGTGGCTATGATATTGCGATCGCATCTAGATATCAGAAAGGTTCTAAAGTTGTTGGCTTATCGGCTTTGAGACTGCTAATGAGTTATGGCGCTAGTTGGCTATTTAGAATTGCAGTCCCTATATCCGGTGTCAAAGACTATACTTCCGGTTACAGAATCTATAATCGTTCTTTGCTTATTAATCTTTTTGAGTACTATCGTAACAATTTATTCACAGAGAAGGGGTTTGCCTGTATGGTAGATTTACTGCTTAAAGCAAAGGTATTCAAACCGAAAGTTATTGAAGTTCCAATGGTTTTGAGATACGACCAAAAGCCAAGTGCTAGCAAAATGAAAGTAGTTAAAACTGTTGCTCAAACACTGAAGCTGCTATCAAAAAATCTATTATTCGTTGAGAAAGCTAACAATTTAGGTAAAGCGTACAAAAACAAAGAGAGAGAGCAACTTATAAATAAAGCTTAA
- a CDS encoding EamA family transporter translates to MNSYLALLASIIIGIGGQLCLKAGAVQSSGSKLNLFLQPYIFVGLLSYFVAALFYIYCLKKIPISVAYPTVAISYVVVSFLAHLLWGEAFGAKQIFALLLIGLGIFTLNYN, encoded by the coding sequence GTGAATTCTTACTTAGCATTATTGGCTTCAATTATTATTGGAATTGGAGGACAACTTTGCCTTAAAGCAGGAGCTGTACAAAGTTCTGGAAGTAAACTAAATTTATTTTTACAACCCTATATTTTTGTAGGGCTACTGTCTTATTTTGTAGCCGCGTTATTTTATATATACTGTCTTAAAAAGATACCAATTTCTGTTGCTTACCCAACTGTTGCAATTAGCTATGTTGTTGTCTCTTTCTTAGCTCACTTACTCTGGGGAGAAGCTTTTGGCGCTAAGCAAATTTTTGCTCTATTGTTAATTGGTCTTGGTATATTCACATTAAATTATAATTAA
- a CDS encoding DUF2795 domain-containing protein, whose protein sequence is MAKLNPVQLQKNLNQVNYPLSKKDLVKYAEEKGIDEKVLRFLKKLPSKQYETLADVVKLVDEIFITKVSPVQLQKNLIAVNYPLSKKDLVKYAEEKGVDEKVLRALKLLPCQQYETLADVDNAINQGGEGERKLN, encoded by the coding sequence ATGGCTAAACTGAATCCAGTGCAGCTACAGAAAAATTTGAACCAAGTTAACTACCCGCTTAGCAAAAAAGACTTGGTTAAGTATGCTGAAGAAAAAGGTATTGACGAGAAAGTACTACGATTTTTGAAGAAGTTGCCTTCAAAACAATATGAAACCCTAGCTGATGTGGTCAAATTAGTTGATGAAATCTTCATCACTAAGGTCAGTCCAGTACAACTACAGAAAAACTTGATTGCAGTTAACTATCCACTCAGCAAAAAAGACTTGGTTAAATATGCTGAAGAAAAAGGTGTTGATGAGAAAGTCCTACGAGCCTTGAAATTGTTGCCTTGTCAACAGTATGAAACATTAGCCGATGTAGACAATGCAATCAATCAAGGTGGGGAAGGGGAAAGAAAACTAAATTAA